GCGCACCGATCGGCCGGAGTACAACACGTCGTCGACCAGGATCACCAGCGCCCCGTCGATCCCGCCGGCCGGGATCGAGGTGTCCTCCAGCGGCCGGGGCGGCTTGGTGTTCAGGTCGTCGCGATACAGCGTGATGTCCAGGGCCCCGTGCGCCACGTCGACGCCGGAGAACTCGGCGATGTTGCGGGCCAGCCGGCGGGCCAGCACCACGCCGCGGGTCGGGATACCCAGCAGGACCACGCGCGGCGCCTCGGCGCCGTCCAGCGCGGTCTTCTCGATGATCTGATGGGCGATACGGGAGATGGTGCGACTGACGTCCGCTGCGGACATCAGCTCCCGGTCGGTGTCTTCAGAGCCGTTTTTGGCGCCCACGAATGAACCTGACCTCCTTCTCCGCCTCTCTGGACGGATCGTTAAAGGATGTCGAACTGCCGGGCAGCTTAGCAGCCGCGAGCGCCGAACACCCCATCGCCGGTACCTGGTCGCCGAACGCGGTCAGTACGCTGACGGCGATGAACCTAGACGGAAACGCCGCCTCCATTCGCGAGGCCTGCGATGCGGGCCTGCTCTCCGGGGCGGTCACCATGGTGTGGCAGCGCGGTCAGGTGCGGCAGGTCAACGAGATCGGCCACCGAGACATCGAGGCCGGGCTGCCGATGCAGCGGGACACCATCTTCCGCATCGCGTCGATGACCAAGCCGGTCACCGTCGCCGCAGCCATGGCCCTGATCGACGAGGGCCGACTGGCCTTGACCGACCCCGTGACCCACTGGCTGCCCGAGTTCGCGACCATGCGGGTGCTGGCCGATCCGCGGGGCGGGTTGGCGCAGACGGTGCCGGCGCAGCGCCCCATCACCGTCGACGACCTGATGACCCACCGCAGCGGGCTCGCCTACCAGTTCTCCATTCCCGGCCCGCTGGCCCGGGCGTATGCGCAGCTGCCGATGCGCCAGGACCAGGACCGCTGGCTGGCCGAACTGGCCGAGCTCCCGCTGGTACATCAGCCCGGGGCCCAGCTGACCTACAGCCACGCCACCGACGTGTTGGGCATCATGGTGTCCCGGATCGAGGGCAAGCCGCTGCACCAGGTTCTCGCCGAGCGCATCTTCGAGCCGCTGGCGATGACCGACACCGGCTTCTTCCTCACCCCGGAGGGGCGTCGACGGTCGGCCACCATGTATCGGCTGGACGCGCAGAACACGTTGCAGCACAACGTGATGGGTCCCGCCCCGATTGCGCCGCCACCGTTCTGTCAGGGCGGTGCCGGGCTGTGGTCCACCGTCGACGACTATCTGCGCTTCGCGCGGATGCTGCTCGGCGGCGGCACCCTCGACGGCGTCCGGCTGCTGTCCGAGCAGTCGGTGGCCGCGATGCGCACGGACCGCCTGACCGAGGCGCAGAAGCGAATCCCCTTCTTGGGCATGCCGTATTGGGTCGGCCGCGGGTTCGGGTTGAACCTGTCGGTGGTCACCGATCCGGCCAAGTCGGCACCGTTGTTCGGGCCCGGCGGGGCGGGTTCGTTCACCTGGCCCGGCGCGTACGGCACCTGGTGGCAGGCCGACCCTTCGGCGGACCTGATCCTGATCTACCTGATCCAGAACGCGCCGGACCTGTCCCCCGACGCCGCCGCGGCGATTGCCGGGAACACCTCGCTGGCGTCGTTGCGCACCGCGCAACCCCGGTTCGTACGACGGACGTACGCGGCGCTGGACCTCTGACCCGCCGGCCGGTCAGATCATCGCGATCGGCGAGACCTTCGCGCCGACCTCGCAGGCGCCGGCCAGTTCCCGGCTGACGTCGTAGTCGAACACGACGTGCCCACAGATGACGTCGACGTCCCGCTTGGCGCGCTGCATGGGGTTGGTCAGGAATTGCGCGCTGGCCCCGGACGCCTCGAGCAGATCGGCGATCACCGAACGGGATTCGTGCACGATATGCGCCGCGGCGGCACGCGCCGAGGCCCGGTGGGCCCGCGACACCGAGTCACCGGCAGCCATCGCCTGCTCGATCCCGGCGACGGTGTGGTCGAGCAGGGCGCGCAGCGCGGCCAACCGCACCCGTGCATCGCCCAGCCGGATCTGCGCCGCCGGCTGATCCTTTTGCGCCACACCGGAATAGGCCAGCACCCGTTCGGCAAGCCGGCGACCGAACATGTCGGTCACCGCCTCGGCGGCGCCGAAGGCCGGCATCGCGGCCACCAGGGACAGCGCGGGGACCAGCGGCCAGCGGTAGGTGCTCGCGTCGTGCAACGCCGCCCCCGGCGCGGTGCCGCCGTAGATGTCGATGACGTTGGCCAGCCGGTGTGCGGGCACGAAGACGTCGGTGACGACGACGTCGTT
This DNA window, taken from Mycolicibacterium sp. MU0050, encodes the following:
- the pyrR gene encoding bifunctional pyr operon transcriptional regulator/uracil phosphoribosyltransferase PyrR, with the protein product MGAKNGSEDTDRELMSAADVSRTISRIAHQIIEKTALDGAEAPRVVLLGIPTRGVVLARRLARNIAEFSGVDVAHGALDITLYRDDLNTKPPRPLEDTSIPAGGIDGALVILVDDVLYSGRSVRSALDALRDIGRPRAVQLAVLVDRGHRELPIRADYVGKNVPTSRSENVKLRLEESDGYDSVRIAPHGGPAR
- a CDS encoding serine hydrolase domain-containing protein: MNLDGNAASIREACDAGLLSGAVTMVWQRGQVRQVNEIGHRDIEAGLPMQRDTIFRIASMTKPVTVAAAMALIDEGRLALTDPVTHWLPEFATMRVLADPRGGLAQTVPAQRPITVDDLMTHRSGLAYQFSIPGPLARAYAQLPMRQDQDRWLAELAELPLVHQPGAQLTYSHATDVLGIMVSRIEGKPLHQVLAERIFEPLAMTDTGFFLTPEGRRRSATMYRLDAQNTLQHNVMGPAPIAPPPFCQGGAGLWSTVDDYLRFARMLLGGGTLDGVRLLSEQSVAAMRTDRLTEAQKRIPFLGMPYWVGRGFGLNLSVVTDPAKSAPLFGPGGAGSFTWPGAYGTWWQADPSADLILIYLIQNAPDLSPDAAAAIAGNTSLASLRTAQPRFVRRTYAALDL
- a CDS encoding acyl-CoA dehydrogenase, whose protein sequence is MTAIDDAFVAALADRAAEAEGLRRLPAATIADFRASGAANLLLPARYGGQQADFPEILDPIRAMAHGCASSAWTLGFYILHNWMLALFDERAQDEVFADGPVLCPAPLAPTGRGTPVDGGVRLSGRWSWATGVMDADWILVGALCGADTEIYPALALLPMADVEVVDVWHTAGMRATGSNDVVVTDVFVPAHRLANVIDIYGGTAPGAALHDASTYRWPLVPALSLVAAMPAFGAAEAVTDMFGRRLAERVLAYSGVAQKDQPAAQIRLGDARVRLAALRALLDHTVAGIEQAMAAGDSVSRAHRASARAAAAHIVHESRSVIADLLEASGASAQFLTNPMQRAKRDVDVICGHVVFDYDVSRELAGACEVGAKVSPIAMI